A single region of the Actinoplanes sp. SE50/110 genome encodes:
- a CDS encoding NF041680 family putative transposase, which yields MLVVAVVTDRAKAIDVLAEFREELYQCMTRRADALFELTEALLCTEGPVKTLVGLSLAPEHRRGHGALYDALNHGRIDVEVLRRQLAGLPLPRAADGRLVLAVDVSPWLRPDGNCSPQRSFCHTYGRGKDEHRMIPGWRYSIIAALETGRTSWTALLDAVRLLPGADVTTVTCAQIRQFVDRLTDAGQWQAGDPDILIVLDAGYEAPRIAWLLRDLPVEILGRMRSDRVLRRATPARVYKPLGGRPTRHGGEFVFGNPATWDIEHAVTHTDTRLYGQVRAQAWDRLHPRLTHRAAWTDHDGPLPIIEGTVIRLTVEHLPSRGEPKPLWLWWSKLDATAADVDRCWQAFLRRFDIEHTFRLLKQTLGWTAPQLREPAAADRWTWLVLAAHTQLRLARPLAQDLRRPWERPMAPERLTPARVRRGFRNLRATTPSPAHAPKPSRPGPGQPPGSRNRQPAARHDVGLILVTGQAHQRPAHHKKGTKPRRTG from the coding sequence ATGCTCGTTGTGGCGGTCGTGACGGACAGGGCGAAAGCGATCGATGTATTGGCGGAGTTCCGTGAGGAGCTCTACCAGTGCATGACCCGGCGGGCGGACGCCTTGTTCGAATTGACCGAGGCGCTGTTGTGCACCGAAGGGCCGGTCAAGACCTTGGTCGGGTTGTCTCTGGCGCCGGAGCACCGGCGTGGCCACGGCGCCCTGTATGACGCGCTGAACCACGGCCGTATCGATGTCGAGGTGCTGCGCCGGCAGCTGGCCGGCTTGCCGTTGCCGCGGGCGGCGGACGGCCGCCTGGTCCTCGCGGTGGACGTCTCGCCGTGGCTGCGCCCGGACGGCAACTGCAGTCCGCAGCGCTCGTTCTGCCACACCTACGGACGCGGCAAGGACGAACACCGGATGATCCCGGGCTGGCGGTACTCGATCATCGCCGCCCTGGAGACCGGCCGGACCTCCTGGACCGCCCTGCTCGACGCCGTCCGGCTACTGCCCGGCGCGGACGTCACCACGGTCACCTGTGCGCAGATCCGCCAGTTCGTCGACCGGCTGACCGACGCCGGCCAGTGGCAGGCCGGCGACCCCGACATCCTGATCGTGCTGGATGCGGGCTACGAGGCCCCGCGCATCGCCTGGCTGCTGCGCGACCTGCCGGTGGAGATCCTCGGCCGGATGCGCTCCGACCGGGTGCTGCGCCGAGCGACCCCGGCCCGCGTCTATAAGCCATTGGGTGGTCGGCCGACCAGGCACGGCGGCGAGTTCGTCTTCGGCAACCCCGCCACCTGGGATATCGAGCACGCGGTCACGCACACCGATACCCGGCTCTACGGCCAGGTCCGGGCGCAAGCCTGGGACCGACTGCACCCACGACTGACCCACCGCGCGGCCTGGACCGACCATGACGGCCCGTTGCCAATCATCGAAGGCACGGTCATCCGGCTCACCGTCGAGCACCTGCCCAGCCGCGGCGAGCCGAAGCCGCTCTGGCTGTGGTGGTCCAAGCTCGACGCCACCGCCGCCGATGTCGACCGGTGCTGGCAGGCGTTCCTGCGCCGCTTCGACATCGAGCACACCTTCCGCCTGCTCAAACAGACCCTCGGCTGGACCGCCCCGCAACTCCGCGAGCCCGCCGCCGCGGACCGGTGGACGTGGCTGGTGCTGGCCGCACATACTCAGCTGCGTCTCGCCCGGCCCCTCGCACAAGACCTGCGCCGGCCTTGGGAACGCCCGATGGCGCCGGAGCGGCTCACGCCAGCCCGGGTGCGGCGCGGGTTTCGGAACCTCCGAGCGACCACCCCTTCGCCAGCGCATGCGCCTAAACCCAGCCGCCCAGGCCCCGGACAGCCGCCCGGCTCCCGGAACCGGCAGCCCGCTGCCCGTCACGACGTCGGACTCATCCTGGTCACCGGCCAGGCTCACCAGCGACCGGCCCATCACAAGAAGGGCACCAAGCCCCGCCGAACTGGTTAA
- a CDS encoding SitI3 family protein gives MATEYIVQSDADVRSDELTGFFESTLGELATDRTIVLPGLFVTPDRPPEDERDETTRRLGFDHRVTATFRFHNLADPQTRDHNVAVMVGAVLAFYDRFGGSGALFYNDDVLTVQWTPREIVVNRDWTEFFEIDAVVAVIGDRPVRHLGQPLL, from the coding sequence ATGGCTACCGAATACATCGTGCAGAGCGACGCCGACGTCCGTTCCGACGAACTGACCGGGTTCTTCGAGTCGACACTCGGCGAGCTCGCCACGGACCGGACGATCGTCCTTCCCGGCCTGTTCGTGACGCCGGACCGGCCGCCGGAGGACGAGCGCGACGAGACAACGCGCCGCCTGGGTTTCGATCACCGGGTGACCGCCACGTTCCGGTTCCACAATCTGGCCGATCCGCAGACCCGTGATCACAATGTCGCCGTCATGGTCGGCGCTGTCCTGGCGTTCTACGACCGTTTCGGGGGAAGCGGCGCGCTGTTCTACAACGACGACGTGCTGACCGTCCAATGGACGCCGCGGGAGATCGTCGTCAACCGGGACTGGACGGAGTTCTTCGAGATCGATGCGGTCGTCGCGGTGATCGGTGACCGCCCGGTCCGCCACCTGGGGCAGCCCCTGCTGTGA
- a CDS encoding recombinase family protein: protein MPATSRIPHQHTPPHHQVDSPPVSDLYARKSTKDAGRSVARQERAWRADCATEGLTPGRVFVDPELSASRYAKKARPDFAALLDHIRQDGCQVISLWEPSRGSRQMGEWVNFIDLCRLKGILIRIFGDDDPQTYDPRRQRDRDHLFKEGMAAEGESERLSTRSRAGIADAAVNGRPHGKIPDGYKRIYTTPDEDADGSLLNARKLHVEQVIDEDRAAIYRAAAEGILNGVPVNYIARVLTAWQVPTPRGATRWSGGALYNSLLRPSLEGHRELNGIIITRDAWPPILDADTVARLRQLREAPRTSRSHNDTRLKYMLSGLVQCGLCRRPLSGLYDRKTAGTRYECMITRGGCCRVSTEMEPVDSLVSAMVTDRLREPDALAVFEPSADANLQAQQAQAELDALMDRKKELYSSAARPGGPSMALVAAAEQELLPRIEEASRRLKAVKTPPALRGYDPIDLADNWLSYSPGERRTVVSLLAEVVVAPVGRGGRWSPWRLADSRWRGQHRTWGDLWREQGLVR from the coding sequence ATGCCCGCAACCAGTCGGATCCCGCACCAGCACACGCCGCCTCACCACCAGGTGGACAGCCCGCCGGTATCTGATCTGTACGCCCGCAAAAGCACCAAAGATGCCGGCCGGTCCGTGGCCCGCCAGGAACGCGCCTGGCGGGCCGACTGCGCTACGGAGGGCCTCACCCCCGGCCGGGTGTTTGTCGACCCCGAACTGTCCGCCAGCCGGTATGCCAAGAAGGCACGACCGGACTTTGCAGCACTGCTGGACCACATTAGGCAGGACGGCTGCCAGGTCATATCGCTATGGGAGCCATCCCGCGGCTCCCGGCAGATGGGCGAGTGGGTCAACTTCATCGACCTGTGCCGCCTCAAGGGCATCCTGATCCGCATCTTCGGGGATGATGACCCGCAAACCTACGATCCTCGACGGCAGCGCGACCGGGACCACCTGTTCAAGGAAGGCATGGCCGCCGAAGGCGAGTCAGAGCGCCTGAGCACCCGGTCGCGGGCGGGGATTGCTGATGCCGCCGTGAATGGTCGGCCGCACGGCAAGATCCCGGACGGCTACAAGCGGATCTACACCACCCCGGATGAAGACGCGGACGGCAGTTTGTTGAACGCGCGCAAGCTTCATGTCGAGCAGGTCATCGATGAGGATCGGGCGGCGATCTACCGGGCAGCGGCGGAAGGCATTCTCAACGGAGTCCCCGTCAACTACATCGCCCGGGTGCTGACTGCCTGGCAGGTGCCGACCCCCCGCGGTGCGACCCGCTGGTCAGGTGGCGCCCTGTACAACAGTCTGCTGCGGCCCAGCTTGGAAGGCCACCGCGAACTTAACGGCATCATCATTACTCGTGATGCGTGGCCGCCCATCCTGGATGCAGACACGGTTGCCCGTCTTCGGCAGTTGCGGGAAGCGCCGCGAACATCGCGGAGCCACAATGACACCCGGTTGAAGTACATGCTGTCCGGGCTGGTGCAGTGCGGGTTGTGCCGCCGGCCTCTGTCGGGGCTGTACGACAGGAAGACCGCAGGTACTCGGTATGAATGCATGATCACTCGTGGTGGATGCTGTCGGGTCAGCACGGAGATGGAGCCGGTGGACTCGCTGGTGTCGGCGATGGTTACGGACCGGCTGCGGGAGCCTGATGCGCTTGCGGTGTTTGAGCCGTCTGCGGATGCGAACCTTCAGGCGCAACAGGCGCAGGCTGAGCTGGATGCGTTGATGGATCGCAAGAAGGAGTTGTACTCCTCGGCTGCGCGCCCTGGCGGGCCGAGCATGGCGTTGGTGGCGGCTGCGGAGCAGGAGTTGTTGCCGAGGATTGAGGAGGCGTCACGGCGGTTGAAAGCGGTGAAGACGCCGCCGGCGTTGCGTGGCTACGATCCGATCGATCTGGCCGATAACTGGCTGTCGTACTCCCCTGGTGAACGTCGCACAGTGGTGTCGTTGTTGGCGGAGGTAGTGGTGGCGCCGGTGGGGCGTGGCGGTAGGTGGTCGCCGTGGCGGCTGGCGGATTCTCGCTGGCGGGGTCAGCATCGGACATGGGGTGACCTGTGGCGCGAACAGGGTCTAGTGCGGTGA
- a CDS encoding DNA/RNA helicase domain-containing protein yields the protein MTAGGAWAPLEVYRTADDLVRRRNKLIKEVEDCYKRAHPNGSGPSRSEVQSWRESLYEVATTLVDSGLGQVWMFIEYRVAPDMNPIDVVLAGSHPVDGLSYAALELKQWGSVERPTLSHPAGLCASCKAAGNTALCERCAVECVYAPFYSKHKKHPAIQVRDNLIALKKYHSMFDDRYVNLVGAAYLHNLKDEQHQWISNVAPCGDIPTFTARQPDSLREFLTRNFGSGAGTRAAQSLLERRRTNLPITSELGAVVDGHTRFSLIENQLHAVTSVMDSLRATTSSGAKKVFVVSGRAGTGKSLIALTLLGKAIENQYKVRYVSGGIASRETFKRASIGHRPAFTTLNNVADNIGVNEQDLILCDEAHRLTRQPMRGSYSVRPGETSVAVVVTRAKVPVFFIDGDQRLFADEVWSPEALKREIQRLGAEVVPIALDRPLRAVGSATYDTWIQRLLTGDPVPWNADADSDPEPFELYYATSAARMESFLHSKEASGASARISAGMCWNWTDDTGTFPDVAPDAGWARPWNAGDNHKTPGVPKRRFWATEPGGFGQIGCVHTAQGLEYEWGGVIMGPDLTTDGRRWRVHREHVLSKANRIGDDEELLRAICNAYGVLMTRSIRGTVLYSVDPATRQLFADLGLSRI from the coding sequence ATGACTGCCGGTGGCGCATGGGCACCGCTGGAAGTATATCGGACCGCTGACGATCTGGTGCGACGCCGCAATAAGCTGATCAAGGAAGTCGAGGATTGCTACAAGAGAGCCCACCCGAACGGCTCGGGCCCCTCGAGAAGCGAAGTCCAGTCCTGGCGCGAGAGCCTCTACGAAGTCGCCACCACCCTTGTCGATTCGGGCCTGGGGCAGGTCTGGATGTTCATCGAGTACCGCGTCGCCCCGGACATGAATCCCATCGATGTTGTTCTTGCCGGAAGTCACCCGGTGGACGGCCTGAGCTATGCCGCCCTGGAATTGAAACAATGGGGTTCCGTCGAACGACCCACTCTGTCACATCCGGCCGGCCTCTGCGCCTCCTGCAAGGCGGCCGGAAATACTGCGCTTTGTGAGCGGTGCGCCGTCGAGTGCGTCTACGCCCCTTTTTACAGTAAACACAAAAAGCATCCCGCGATTCAGGTGCGCGACAATCTGATCGCACTGAAAAAGTATCACAGCATGTTCGACGATCGCTACGTCAACCTTGTCGGAGCGGCCTACCTGCACAACCTCAAGGACGAACAACACCAATGGATAAGTAACGTCGCCCCGTGCGGCGACATCCCGACCTTCACAGCCCGGCAACCCGACTCCCTCCGAGAGTTCCTTACCAGAAACTTCGGATCCGGAGCCGGCACCAGGGCCGCGCAATCACTGCTTGAACGCCGCCGCACGAATCTTCCGATCACCAGCGAGCTGGGCGCCGTGGTGGACGGGCACACGCGGTTCAGCCTGATCGAGAATCAACTGCACGCCGTAACGAGCGTGATGGACTCGCTGCGCGCGACGACATCGTCCGGCGCAAAGAAGGTGTTTGTCGTAAGCGGTCGCGCAGGGACCGGGAAATCACTGATCGCGCTCACTCTGCTCGGAAAGGCGATCGAGAACCAGTACAAGGTTCGCTACGTCTCCGGAGGAATCGCGTCACGCGAGACTTTCAAACGCGCCTCAATCGGCCACCGCCCGGCTTTCACCACCTTGAACAATGTCGCCGACAACATTGGCGTGAACGAGCAGGATCTGATCCTTTGCGATGAGGCGCACCGGCTTACCAGGCAACCGATGAGAGGGTCCTACTCGGTACGCCCCGGCGAAACGTCTGTCGCCGTGGTCGTCACACGCGCCAAGGTGCCCGTCTTCTTCATCGACGGTGACCAGCGCCTGTTCGCTGACGAAGTCTGGAGCCCGGAAGCCCTCAAACGAGAAATCCAGCGCTTGGGTGCCGAAGTCGTACCGATCGCCTTGGACAGGCCGTTGCGCGCGGTGGGCAGCGCGACGTACGACACGTGGATCCAACGGCTCTTGACCGGTGATCCCGTCCCATGGAACGCCGACGCTGACTCTGACCCCGAGCCCTTCGAACTTTATTACGCCACCAGCGCAGCGCGGATGGAGTCCTTTCTGCATAGCAAGGAAGCCTCGGGTGCCAGTGCCAGGATCAGCGCCGGCATGTGTTGGAACTGGACCGACGACACCGGAACGTTCCCGGATGTCGCCCCTGACGCCGGCTGGGCCCGCCCCTGGAACGCAGGCGACAACCACAAGACACCCGGCGTGCCGAAACGGCGATTCTGGGCGACCGAGCCTGGGGGCTTCGGGCAGATCGGGTGTGTACACACCGCGCAAGGTCTGGAGTACGAGTGGGGCGGAGTGATCATGGGACCGGACCTGACCACCGACGGCCGCAGGTGGCGGGTCCACCGCGAGCATGTGCTCAGCAAGGCGAACAGAATCGGTGACGACGAGGAGCTGCTACGGGCGATCTGCAACGCCTACGGCGTCCTCATGACTCGTTCGATCCGCGGCACCGTGCTGTATTCGGTCGACCCGGCCACCCGACAACTCTTCGCTGATCTGGGCCTCAGCCGGATTTGA
- a CDS encoding YbaB/EbfC family nucleoid-associated protein, which translates to MASNTEPLLDPDAALDQVRAWQGEIDRMLARTRTMSLRMRELRVTASDPRHLVEVTINSSGALLDIRFGPRLPQYDPVHVARIVMATVQTARRQALRLTREIIDETVGPDSTAAREMIISTAESLGEPA; encoded by the coding sequence ATGGCTTCGAACACGGAACCCCTGCTGGACCCCGACGCGGCGCTCGATCAGGTGCGCGCCTGGCAGGGCGAGATCGACCGGATGCTCGCCCGCACCAGGACGATGAGCCTCCGGATGCGCGAGCTGCGGGTCACCGCGAGCGACCCCCGCCACCTGGTCGAGGTCACCATCAACTCGTCCGGTGCGCTGCTCGACATCCGCTTCGGCCCGCGCCTGCCGCAGTACGACCCCGTCCACGTGGCGCGCATCGTGATGGCGACCGTGCAGACCGCGCGGCGGCAGGCGCTCCGGCTCACCCGGGAAATCATCGACGAGACCGTCGGACCCGACTCGACCGCCGCCCGCGAGATGATCATCAGCACGGCGGAGAGCCTGGGCGAGCCGGCATGA
- a CDS encoding DEAD/DEAH box helicase produces the protein MDEDLANSTDGGFAGLGLRPELLRALTDLGYEEPTPIQREAITPLVAGHDLVGQAATGTGKTAAFALPLLQSLTPGSADTPTALVLVPTRELAEQVSQAVHRYGRDLNVRVLPVYGGQPISRQLQVLRRGVDVVVGTPGRVLDHIERETLRLDAIRTVVLDEADEMLDMGFAEDIEAILAETPAERQTVLFSATMPPRIDAIARRHLRDPLRIRMGRDTAAADALPSVRQSTYMVARPHKAAALGRILDVEMPGAAIVFCRTREEVEEVTESLNGRGYRAEALHGGLSQDQRDRVMSRLRAGTTELLVATDVAARGLDVDLLTHVINFTVPSAPEAYVHRIGRVGRAGRTGAAITLAEPREQRLLKAIERLTGQRIVVEKLPSVTDLRARRLELVRSTVQEAMDADDLDRFRSVLASLTADADLETVALAGLRLLHEANGGDVDEPEIPSLSPGRDPDRRPRDTDRSRDSDRHPRDDRYTDRRSARNRGSFTQIFVGLGRRAGLRPQDLVGAIAGEAGLPARDVGSIQITDRFALVEVPETDADRVIRALSHSTIRGRRPTVRRDRPHR, from the coding sequence ATGGACGAAGACCTCGCGAACAGCACCGACGGAGGCTTCGCCGGCCTGGGACTGCGCCCCGAGCTGCTGCGTGCGCTCACCGACCTCGGCTATGAGGAGCCCACCCCGATTCAGCGGGAGGCGATCACCCCGCTGGTCGCCGGCCACGACCTGGTCGGCCAGGCCGCGACCGGTACCGGCAAGACCGCCGCTTTCGCTCTGCCGCTGCTGCAGAGCCTCACCCCCGGTTCGGCCGACACTCCCACCGCGCTGGTCCTGGTCCCCACCCGGGAGCTGGCCGAGCAGGTCTCCCAGGCGGTGCACCGGTACGGCCGTGATCTGAACGTGCGGGTGCTGCCGGTCTACGGCGGCCAGCCGATCAGCCGCCAGCTGCAGGTGTTGCGCCGCGGCGTCGACGTGGTCGTCGGCACCCCGGGCCGCGTCCTCGACCACATCGAGCGGGAGACGCTGCGGCTCGACGCGATCCGCACCGTCGTCCTGGACGAGGCCGACGAGATGCTCGACATGGGTTTCGCCGAGGACATCGAGGCCATTCTGGCCGAGACCCCGGCGGAGCGGCAGACCGTCCTGTTCTCCGCCACGATGCCGCCGCGCATCGACGCCATCGCCCGCCGGCACCTGCGTGACCCGCTGCGCATCCGGATGGGCCGCGACACCGCGGCCGCCGACGCGCTGCCCTCGGTCCGCCAGAGCACGTACATGGTCGCCCGCCCGCACAAGGCCGCCGCCCTGGGCCGCATTCTGGACGTCGAGATGCCGGGCGCCGCCATCGTCTTCTGCCGCACCCGCGAGGAGGTGGAGGAGGTCACCGAGTCGCTGAACGGCCGGGGCTACCGCGCGGAAGCCCTGCACGGCGGCCTCAGCCAGGATCAGCGTGACCGGGTGATGAGCCGCCTGCGGGCCGGCACCACCGAGCTGCTGGTCGCCACCGACGTCGCCGCCCGGGGCTTGGACGTCGACCTGCTCACCCACGTCATCAACTTCACGGTGCCGTCGGCCCCCGAGGCGTACGTCCACCGCATCGGCCGCGTCGGCCGGGCCGGCCGCACCGGCGCCGCCATCACCCTGGCCGAGCCGCGCGAGCAGCGCCTCCTGAAAGCCATCGAGCGTCTGACGGGCCAGCGCATCGTCGTCGAGAAGCTCCCCTCGGTGACGGACCTGCGGGCCCGCCGCCTGGAACTGGTCCGCTCCACCGTCCAGGAGGCCATGGACGCCGACGACCTGGACCGTTTCCGCTCGGTTCTGGCCTCGCTCACCGCGGACGCCGACCTGGAGACGGTCGCCCTGGCCGGCCTCAGACTGCTCCACGAGGCCAACGGCGGCGACGTCGACGAGCCGGAGATCCCGTCGCTGTCCCCGGGCCGCGATCCGGACCGCCGCCCCCGCGACACGGACCGCTCCCGCGACTCCGACCGCCACCCCCGCGACGACCGCTACACCGACCGCCGTTCCGCCCGCAACCGCGGCTCCTTCACCCAGATCTTCGTCGGCCTCGGCCGCCGGGCCGGCCTACGCCCCCAGGACCTGGTCGGCGCCATCGCCGGCGAGGCCGGCCTCCCGGCCCGCGACGTCGGCTCCATCCAGATCACCGACCGTTTCGCCCTGGTCGAGGTCCCCGAAACCGACGCCGACCGCGTCATCCGAGCCCTCTCCCACAGCACCATCCGAGGCCGCCGCCCGACCGTCCGCCGAGACCGCCCCCACCGCTGA
- a CDS encoding type VII secretion target, translating to MTAGPDGLLVDAGQLRRHAANLRALHDRFAAVRAASGFITHDPHAYGLLCSWLPALLAARHRRQDELVAYVAENLDILAGHLHAAATDYEASDDRSAATIRTAGRLI from the coding sequence ATGACCGCCGGGCCGGACGGCCTGCTCGTCGACGCCGGCCAGCTGCGCCGGCACGCCGCGAATCTGCGGGCGCTGCACGACCGGTTCGCCGCCGTGCGCGCCGCGAGTGGGTTCATCACCCACGATCCGCACGCGTACGGGCTGCTGTGCAGCTGGCTGCCGGCGCTGCTCGCGGCCCGCCACCGGCGCCAGGACGAGCTGGTGGCGTACGTCGCGGAGAACCTCGACATCCTCGCCGGGCACCTGCACGCGGCAGCCACCGACTACGAGGCCAGCGACGACCGGTCGGCCGCGACGATCCGTACCGCCGGCCGCTTGATCTGA
- a CDS encoding NF041680 family putative transposase, with product MIVADRGWGADVLAAFRDEFYRCLTARSDALFELSDAVLCADGPVKTLVDLTLTAEHRRGHGALYDALNHGRIDLGRLRRALTAQPLPRFADGRIVLAVDVSPWLRSDAACSPERLFCHVYGRAKSAAQFIPGWPYSFVAALEPGRTSWTAMLDVVRLGPADDATAVTATQLRGVVDRLIACGQQQAGDPHILIVCDAGYDVTRLAWVLRDLPVEVAGRIRADRVLRLPAPPYEHSPSGGRPPKHGGEFDLKDSATWPEPAATTINETISYGKAEARAWDRLHPRLTHRAAWLDHQGTLPIVEGTLIRLQVEYLPGDRAAQPMWLWWSGTGADPGDVDRIWQAYLRRFDLEHTFRLFKQTLGWTRPKIRDPRAADRWTLIMIAAHTQLRLARPIAIDLRRPWEQPVPPEALTPARVRRGFRNLRTRSALPAAAPKPTRPGPGRPRGSKNHSRAARYDVGKTVKRETSLGGPPRRKPKARG from the coding sequence GTGATCGTGGCAGATAGGGGCTGGGGAGCCGATGTCCTGGCGGCTTTCCGGGATGAGTTCTACCGTTGCTTGACTGCCAGGTCGGACGCGCTGTTCGAGCTGTCCGACGCGGTGTTGTGCGCGGACGGGCCGGTCAAGACGTTGGTCGATCTGACGTTGACGGCCGAGCACCGGCGCGGACACGGCGCGTTGTATGACGCGCTCAACCACGGCCGCATCGATCTGGGACGGCTGCGACGGGCGTTGACTGCGCAGCCGCTGCCACGCTTCGCCGACGGTCGGATCGTGCTGGCGGTCGACGTGTCACCGTGGCTGCGATCCGACGCCGCGTGCAGCCCAGAGCGGCTGTTCTGCCACGTGTACGGGCGCGCCAAGAGCGCCGCGCAGTTCATTCCCGGCTGGCCGTACTCCTTCGTTGCGGCGCTGGAACCTGGCCGGACGTCGTGGACGGCGATGCTGGACGTGGTGCGTCTCGGCCCTGCCGACGACGCCACCGCGGTCACCGCGACCCAGTTGCGTGGGGTGGTTGACCGGCTGATTGCCTGCGGCCAGCAGCAGGCCGGCGACCCGCACATCCTGATCGTCTGCGATGCCGGCTACGACGTGACGCGGCTGGCCTGGGTCCTGCGTGATCTGCCGGTCGAGGTGGCCGGGCGTATCCGCGCCGACCGGGTCCTGCGGCTCCCTGCCCCGCCGTATGAGCACAGCCCGTCCGGCGGTCGTCCGCCCAAGCACGGCGGCGAGTTCGACCTGAAAGACTCCGCCACCTGGCCCGAGCCGGCCGCGACCACGATCAACGAAACGATCAGCTATGGAAAAGCCGAAGCCCGGGCCTGGGACCGGTTGCATCCGCGGCTGACCCACCGCGCCGCCTGGCTCGATCATCAGGGCACGCTCCCGATCGTCGAGGGCACCCTCATCCGACTGCAGGTCGAGTACCTGCCCGGTGACCGCGCCGCGCAACCGATGTGGCTGTGGTGGTCCGGCACCGGCGCCGACCCCGGGGATGTGGACCGGATCTGGCAGGCCTACCTTCGGCGCTTCGATCTGGAGCACACGTTCCGGCTTTTCAAGCAGACGCTCGGCTGGACCAGGCCGAAAATACGCGACCCGCGGGCAGCCGACCGGTGGACGTTGATCATGATCGCCGCCCACACCCAACTACGACTGGCCCGACCTATCGCCATCGATCTACGCCGGCCCTGGGAACAACCGGTCCCGCCCGAGGCACTCACCCCAGCCCGGGTCCGGCGAGGGTTTCGAAACCTCCGCACGAGATCGGCTCTACCAGCCGCAGCACCGAAACCCACCCGCCCCGGCCCCGGACGACCGCGGGGATCGAAGAACCACAGCCGCGCGGCCCGCTACGACGTGGGCAAAACCGTCAAACGCGAAACCTCGCTGGGTGGCCCGCCTCGCCGTAAGCCCAAGGCCAGAGGTTAA
- a CDS encoding peptide MFS transporter, with product MHDDDDPRVRRGMATFFGQPRPLANLFGVELWERFSFYGMQGILLIYLYYEAADGGLGIDKSTATSIVGAYGGAVYLSTVLGAWVADRLLGSERVLFLSAILVMCGHIALALLPGLVGVGVGLVLIAVGSGGVKANATSLVGTLYDAHDERRDAGFSLFYLGINLGALAGPLLTGLLQKNLGFHYGFGLAAVGMAIGLTQYALGRRNLPDAGRAVPNPLPPGRWPVVAAVVLAGVAVIVVSALTWLTADRLSTVVVVLSILAAAAYFTVILSSRRLDGRERRKVWAFLPMFLASAAFWSLYQQQFTVDNFHNTGMPSTVR from the coding sequence ATGCATGATGACGACGATCCGCGGGTACGCCGTGGCATGGCCACCTTCTTCGGACAGCCGCGCCCACTGGCCAACCTGTTCGGCGTGGAGCTGTGGGAACGCTTCTCGTTCTACGGCATGCAGGGCATCCTGCTGATCTACCTGTACTACGAGGCCGCGGACGGCGGGCTCGGCATCGACAAGAGCACGGCCACCAGCATCGTCGGCGCGTACGGCGGGGCGGTCTATCTCTCCACGGTGCTCGGTGCCTGGGTCGCCGATCGGCTGCTCGGCTCGGAACGGGTGCTTTTCCTCAGCGCGATCCTGGTCATGTGCGGGCACATCGCGCTGGCGCTGCTGCCGGGCCTGGTCGGCGTCGGCGTCGGACTGGTGCTGATCGCGGTCGGCAGCGGCGGGGTCAAGGCGAACGCGACCTCGCTGGTCGGCACCCTCTACGACGCGCACGACGAGCGGCGCGACGCCGGCTTCTCGCTGTTCTACCTGGGGATCAACCTGGGGGCACTGGCCGGCCCGCTGCTCACCGGGCTGCTGCAGAAGAACCTGGGCTTCCACTACGGGTTCGGCCTGGCGGCGGTCGGCATGGCGATCGGCCTGACCCAGTACGCGCTGGGCCGCCGCAACCTGCCGGACGCCGGCCGCGCGGTGCCGAACCCGCTGCCGCCGGGCCGCTGGCCGGTCGTCGCCGCGGTGGTGCTGGCCGGGGTCGCGGTCATCGTGGTGTCCGCGCTGACCTGGCTCACCGCCGACCGGTTGTCCACCGTCGTGGTGGTGCTCAGCATCCTGGCCGCGGCCGCCTACTTCACGGTGATCCTCAGCAGCCGCCGGCTCGACGGGCGGGAACGGCGGAAGGTCTGGGCGTTCCTGCCGATGTTCCTGGCCAGCGCCGCGTTCTGGTCGCTCTATCAACAGCAGTTCACGGTTGACAACTTCCACAACACTGGTATGCCTAGTACGGTGCGGTAA